One genomic segment of Linepithema humile isolate Giens D197 chromosome 5, Lhum_UNIL_v1.0, whole genome shotgun sequence includes these proteins:
- the LOC136996930 gene encoding broad-complex core protein isoforms 1/2/3/4/5-like: MHPAPTAPPTVVYQMPPPTAGGINEPQECPYCRRTFSCYYSLKRHFQDKHEQSDTLYICEFCNRTYRTKNSLTTHKSLQHRGTSGVLKRLLKASAIKNVLGSMHHQMQMQQQPQ; encoded by the coding sequence ATGCATCCGGCACCGACGGCGCCTCCCACTGTCGTGTACCAAATGCCACCACCCACGGCGGGTGGCATAAACGAGCCTCAGGAATGTCCGTACTGCCGTCGTACGTTTTCGTGCTACTACTCCCTCAAACGCCACTTCCAGGACAAACACGAGCAATCGGACACGCTCTACATTTGCGAGTTCTGCAATCGTACGTATCGTACGAAAAACTCGCTGACGACGCACAAGAGCCTGCAACACCGCGGCACCAGCGGCGTGCTCAAGCGGCTCCTCAAGGCCTCGGCGATCAAGAACGTCCTCGGTAGCATGCATCATCAGATGCAGATGCAGCAACAACCGCAATGA